One Pseudodesulfovibrio cashew DNA window includes the following coding sequences:
- a CDS encoding exosortase C-terminal domain/associated protein EpsI, translated as MNRRALLILCLLVAAGAYIHLVKPRPVLLEKPFSEFPLAVGEWRMVREDSFSKSVLAILRPTDYLSRDYEDAMGNRVTLYIGYHGGRKGDGGIHSPKNCLPSSGWFLDSMTAVDVPLRDGGEIEVVNSVMSKGATTVSFYYWFQVSGRVITNEYSLKLAEIWNSLVAMRKDAAFVRLSMPVESGSEEASLVLKRFVADFYPVIRDYLPK; from the coding sequence ATGAATCGTAGAGCTTTGCTTATATTATGCCTGTTGGTTGCGGCGGGGGCCTACATCCACTTGGTGAAACCCCGGCCTGTGTTGCTTGAGAAGCCCTTTTCGGAGTTTCCTCTTGCCGTTGGGGAATGGCGTATGGTTAGGGAGGACTCCTTTTCTAAGAGCGTTCTGGCTATCTTGCGGCCAACGGACTACCTTTCCCGAGATTACGAGGATGCTATGGGCAACAGGGTGACGCTGTACATAGGTTATCACGGCGGCCGTAAGGGGGATGGGGGAATTCATTCACCCAAGAACTGCCTGCCAAGCTCTGGCTGGTTCCTGGACTCGATGACGGCAGTCGATGTCCCGCTACGGGACGGAGGGGAGATTGAGGTTGTCAATTCGGTCATGAGCAAGGGCGCGACAACCGTATCGTTCTACTATTGGTTTCAGGTAAGCGGACGCGTCATCACCAATGAATACTCCCTGAAGCTGGCGGAAATATGGAATTCTTTGGTCGCCATGCGTAAAGATGCCGCTTTTGTCCGGCTATCAATGCCGGTGGAGAGCGGAAGCGAAGAAGCTTCTTTAGTTTTGAAGCGGTTTGTGGCTGATTTTTATCCGGTCATTCGGGATTATTTGCCCAAGTAG
- the prsK gene encoding XrtA/PEP-CTERM system histidine kinase PrsK, with protein MLSDVVQIAAIASAILFPPVAIIRAERKGSAVAFLILSWLVAALGVVDYMLLKAPADFMPISHAGLYCMALFCPVSILFSNVYCREFSFSSLSSTQRLLLAFSLVPLALVALFPVHNFYYSPDFYVEKVLFLEPVAFFFYLQIILFLAVSLFNLEATLANAPHGVKWKIKFAIVGAGTVITCHVLYYSQSIIFRAIDTGYLATRAAGVLMGLAMVVYSEMRRGSEERIVISKSMAYRSLVVLFCALFLVAVGLVGEGIKLFGDKFNTYAVSMVAFIGVLGLIIVVLSESMRRKFRLAIQRHFYGEKYDYRIEWKKFTDKVTNSRSREELFQNILVLYCETFGVVGGCIFLLGRHSTDYVPISFHEMDESKLVVPAKSPLVRKLKSQKRLLDLRRETPDLGGELEAFLREGNASFIVPIYTADSLVGFIVLSSAINKSETYDEEDRELMEAVARQAAAVLMNMRLGDELAEARDMEAFGKVAAFVLHDLKNQVYPLSLLEANAREYINDPEFQQDMLDSLGNIVGRMNTLIAQLTNIPSKGSLSLKKVDLLTVAREAAELIPSAEIDFIGKSVWVAIDVEEFKKVALNLYLNAMEAGNNARFQVHVDDEDGPVMKVVDFGSGIDEEVLEGGLFVPFKTTKKKGMGIGLYQSKQIMEAHGGSIVASSPEEGGAIFCVTLPPVDAEA; from the coding sequence ATGCTAAGTGATGTAGTCCAAATCGCCGCCATTGCTTCGGCGATCCTGTTTCCTCCGGTGGCAATCATTCGAGCGGAGCGCAAGGGCAGTGCCGTTGCCTTTCTCATCCTGTCCTGGCTTGTCGCCGCATTGGGCGTCGTCGACTACATGCTGCTCAAGGCCCCCGCCGATTTCATGCCCATAAGTCACGCTGGCTTATATTGCATGGCCCTGTTCTGTCCGGTCAGTATCCTTTTTTCTAATGTCTATTGCCGTGAGTTTTCTTTTTCCAGCCTCTCCTCTACCCAGAGGCTGCTTCTGGCCTTTTCCCTTGTCCCATTGGCTCTCGTTGCGCTTTTCCCGGTGCACAACTTTTATTATTCACCTGACTTTTATGTGGAAAAAGTCCTGTTCCTGGAGCCGGTGGCATTTTTCTTCTATTTGCAGATCATTCTCTTTTTGGCCGTATCCCTGTTCAACCTGGAAGCGACTCTGGCCAACGCACCCCACGGGGTAAAATGGAAGATCAAGTTCGCCATCGTCGGCGCGGGTACGGTCATCACCTGCCACGTTCTCTATTACAGCCAGTCCATCATTTTTCGGGCCATCGATACGGGATACCTGGCCACGAGGGCTGCAGGCGTGCTCATGGGGTTGGCCATGGTTGTCTACTCCGAGATGCGAAGAGGAAGCGAGGAACGGATAGTCATCTCCAAGAGTATGGCATATCGCTCCTTGGTGGTTCTCTTCTGCGCTTTGTTCCTGGTGGCTGTGGGACTCGTGGGCGAAGGGATCAAGCTCTTCGGCGACAAGTTCAACACCTATGCCGTCAGCATGGTCGCCTTCATAGGCGTACTTGGTTTGATCATCGTGGTCTTGTCGGAGTCCATGCGAAGGAAATTCCGGCTGGCTATACAGCGCCATTTCTACGGTGAGAAGTATGATTACAGGATCGAATGGAAGAAGTTCACGGATAAGGTGACCAATTCCCGGAGCCGCGAGGAGCTCTTCCAGAATATTCTCGTGCTCTATTGCGAGACGTTCGGCGTAGTGGGAGGTTGTATTTTTCTTCTGGGCCGGCACAGCACGGATTACGTGCCCATCAGCTTTCACGAGATGGATGAGTCCAAATTGGTCGTTCCGGCCAAGTCTCCGCTGGTCAGGAAACTCAAGAGCCAGAAGCGCCTCCTTGACCTGCGGCGGGAGACTCCCGACCTGGGTGGAGAGCTGGAGGCTTTCCTGCGTGAAGGCAACGCCAGCTTCATTGTACCCATTTACACCGCGGATTCGTTGGTGGGGTTCATCGTCCTGAGTTCAGCCATCAACAAGTCCGAGACCTACGACGAGGAAGACAGGGAGCTCATGGAGGCCGTGGCCAGGCAGGCCGCCGCCGTGCTCATGAACATGCGCCTGGGCGACGAGTTGGCCGAGGCGCGGGACATGGAGGCCTTCGGCAAGGTCGCGGCGTTCGTGCTGCATGACCTCAAGAATCAGGTCTACCCCCTGTCGCTGCTGGAGGCCAACGCTCGGGAGTACATCAACGATCCTGAATTTCAGCAGGACATGCTCGACTCCCTGGGGAATATCGTGGGCAGAATGAATACATTGATCGCCCAGTTGACCAATATCCCAAGCAAGGGATCCCTGAGTCTGAAAAAGGTGGATCTCTTGACGGTGGCCAGAGAGGCCGCCGAATTGATCCCCTCTGCCGAGATCGATTTCATCGGGAAATCCGTTTGGGTAGCCATAGATGTGGAAGAATTCAAGAAGGTCGCTCTCAATCTCTACCTCAATGCCATGGAGGCCGGAAATAACGCCCGCTTCCAGGTCCATGTGGACGACGAGGACGGTCCGGTCATGAAGGTGGTCGATTTCGGCTCGGGTATTGATGAGGAAGTGCTTGAGGGAGGACTCTTCGTGCCCTTCAAGACCACCAAGAAGAAGGGTATGGGAATCGGGCTCTACCAGAGCAAACAGATCATGGAAGCGCATGGCGGCTCGATTGTCGCCTCCAGCCCGGAGGAGGGGGGAGCGATTTTCTGCGTCACCCTGCCTCCCGTGGATGCGGAAGCGTAA
- a CDS encoding SIS domain-containing protein codes for MCGIASFLSNRQWTLDTDVQWVLDLEPVFKGVVSGNDLMEASVPLARLAEHFYDLMSFGLHMRLVADPEVKAALVSVRDSIRSLRNAAAVKLEQGPRTDELEALREQLDDYLWQIDQEVLQNVDRTLALMPGSVCADTEARDRHFLAWGMEQVLESIDKLEVRGRDSAGVAVAFILPKDCDPELSLTKEQKAQFAERCSIANADTRQVLVRKLDDGRTACRFLYKVAQLVGQLGDNGAALRKFILEDELLWVMAEGLETLNIIAHTRWASNGIISVPNCHPVDGLVEGDVSTGLEKTMFVLNGDVDNYRTLVEETVLSKGAHIPAAISTDAKILPVLFHLDAPEEGGAEERFRSVLKRCEGSLAVVMQNLSDFDSQFLAQKGSGQSFYVGKTQDGWLVASEAYGMAARARSSYPMAVHRQGGVSVILRDTDPVDAVPEARYLDNGEGVPLKEEKIEIFSRDIFRGKYNHYIEKEVHEAPDSVRNTLHGKYLRENGSVTFLPEGFGNGPALVERITGGATPLSRIVCVGQGTAAVAAMAVASLLRRALKGSDLSIESYTGSELIGFIGDERMDDVLLIPVSQSGTTTDTNRVVDICRDQGAWVNCIVNRRNSPLVQKSDSYIYTSNGRDVEMAVASTKAFYSQVAAGKLLSLWLADVLGTMDAQAIVGDMDSLEGLPEAIDSVLANKEAIAEVARKYAPVHRYWALVGNGANCIAAQEVRIKLSELCYKSIPCDVTEDKKHIDLSTEPLTLVMASDLPELVVMDTVKETTIFKAHNGSPIVFCAEDENRFDGVAEATIKVPRVGGGLDFVLETVAGHWWGISAAKAIDAHAEPFRTARTMIGAMIEDPSKWDRNAILTQLNLCVDRMASGATDSALPARVASSLANYMLWLLNQSQDICMAEARLADILTVLNKAIEEMTRPIDTIRHQAKTVTVGISRPQG; via the coding sequence ATGTGCGGCATCGCAAGTTTTCTCAGTAACCGGCAGTGGACCCTGGACACCGATGTCCAGTGGGTGCTCGATCTGGAGCCCGTCTTCAAAGGCGTGGTCTCCGGCAATGACCTGATGGAGGCGTCCGTGCCTCTGGCCAGGCTGGCCGAGCATTTCTACGACCTCATGTCCTTCGGCCTGCACATGCGGCTGGTGGCCGATCCCGAGGTGAAGGCAGCGCTCGTTTCGGTCCGCGACTCCATCCGCAGCCTGCGCAACGCGGCTGCGGTCAAGCTGGAGCAGGGCCCGAGGACGGATGAGCTCGAGGCGTTGAGAGAACAGCTCGACGATTACCTCTGGCAGATCGACCAGGAAGTGCTCCAGAACGTGGATCGCACCCTGGCTCTGATGCCCGGCAGTGTCTGCGCCGACACCGAAGCGCGCGACCGCCATTTCCTGGCCTGGGGCATGGAGCAGGTCCTGGAGTCCATCGACAAGCTTGAGGTGCGCGGGCGCGATTCCGCGGGCGTAGCCGTGGCCTTCATCCTGCCCAAGGACTGCGACCCGGAACTGAGCCTGACCAAGGAACAGAAGGCGCAGTTCGCGGAGCGCTGCTCCATCGCCAACGCCGACACCCGGCAGGTGCTGGTGCGCAAGCTTGACGACGGCCGGACTGCCTGTCGTTTCCTGTACAAGGTGGCCCAGCTCGTTGGCCAGCTCGGCGACAACGGCGCAGCCCTGCGCAAGTTCATCCTTGAAGACGAGCTGCTTTGGGTCATGGCCGAGGGACTCGAGACCCTGAACATCATTGCCCACACCCGCTGGGCCTCCAATGGCATCATTTCCGTGCCCAACTGCCACCCTGTGGACGGCCTGGTGGAGGGCGACGTGTCCACGGGCCTGGAAAAGACCATGTTCGTGCTCAACGGCGACGTGGACAACTACCGGACCCTGGTGGAAGAGACCGTGCTCTCCAAGGGGGCGCACATTCCTGCGGCCATCTCCACGGACGCCAAGATTCTGCCCGTACTCTTCCATCTGGACGCACCGGAGGAGGGCGGCGCCGAGGAGCGGTTCCGCAGTGTGCTCAAGCGGTGCGAAGGCTCCCTGGCCGTGGTCATGCAGAACCTTTCCGATTTCGACTCCCAGTTCCTGGCCCAGAAAGGGTCGGGTCAGTCCTTCTACGTGGGCAAGACCCAGGATGGCTGGCTGGTGGCCAGCGAGGCCTACGGCATGGCCGCCCGGGCCCGTTCCTCCTACCCCATGGCCGTACACCGGCAGGGCGGCGTGTCCGTGATCCTGCGTGATACCGACCCGGTGGACGCCGTGCCCGAGGCCCGTTACCTGGATAACGGGGAAGGCGTGCCTCTCAAGGAGGAGAAAATCGAGATCTTTTCCCGGGATATCTTCCGGGGCAAATACAACCACTACATCGAGAAAGAGGTCCACGAAGCCCCGGACTCGGTGCGCAATACCCTGCACGGAAAGTATCTGCGTGAAAACGGCAGCGTGACTTTCCTGCCGGAGGGATTCGGCAACGGTCCCGCCCTGGTCGAGCGGATCACCGGCGGCGCGACGCCGCTCTCCCGCATCGTCTGCGTGGGCCAGGGCACGGCCGCCGTGGCCGCCATGGCCGTGGCCTCGCTGCTGCGGCGCGCGCTCAAGGGCAGCGACCTGTCCATCGAGTCCTACACCGGCTCCGAGCTCATCGGCTTCATCGGAGACGAGCGCATGGACGACGTGCTGCTTATCCCTGTCTCCCAGTCCGGCACCACCACCGACACCAACCGGGTGGTGGATATTTGCCGCGACCAGGGCGCGTGGGTCAACTGCATCGTCAACCGCCGCAACTCGCCCCTGGTCCAGAAGTCGGACTCCTACATCTACACCAGCAACGGGCGCGACGTGGAAATGGCCGTGGCCTCCACCAAGGCGTTCTACTCCCAGGTGGCGGCGGGCAAGCTCCTTTCCCTGTGGCTGGCCGACGTGCTCGGCACCATGGACGCGCAGGCCATCGTCGGGGACATGGATTCCCTGGAGGGGCTGCCGGAAGCCATCGACAGCGTGCTGGCGAACAAGGAGGCCATCGCCGAAGTGGCCCGGAAGTACGCCCCGGTGCATCGCTACTGGGCGCTGGTGGGCAACGGCGCCAACTGCATTGCGGCCCAGGAGGTGCGTATCAAACTCTCCGAGCTGTGCTACAAGTCCATCCCCTGCGACGTGACCGAGGACAAGAAACACATCGACCTGTCCACCGAGCCCCTGACTCTGGTCATGGCCTCGGACCTGCCTGAGTTGGTGGTCATGGACACGGTCAAGGAGACGACCATCTTCAAGGCCCACAACGGCTCGCCCATCGTTTTCTGCGCCGAGGACGAGAATCGCTTCGACGGCGTGGCCGAGGCGACCATCAAGGTACCCCGCGTGGGCGGAGGCCTGGATTTCGTGCTTGAGACCGTGGCCGGACACTGGTGGGGCATCTCCGCCGCCAAGGCCATCGACGCTCACGCCGAGCCCTTCCGCACGGCGCGGACCATGATCGGCGCCATGATCGAGGACCCGTCCAAGTGGGATCGCAACGCCATCCTGACGCAGCTCAACCTGTGCGTGGACCGCATGGCGTCAGGGGCCACCGACTCGGCTCTGCCCGCCCGGGTGGCGTCCAGTCTGGCCAACTACATGCTCTGGCTGCTCAACCAGTCCCAGGACATCTGCATGGCCGAGGCCCGGCTGGCCGACATCCTTACGGTCCTGAACAAGGCCATTGAGGAGATGACCCGGCCGATTGACACCATCCGCCACCAGGCCAAGACGGTCACGGTGGGCATCAGTCGTCCGCAGGGTTAG
- a CDS encoding phosphomannomutase — translation MTACFKTYDVRGVVPEELDANLAERIGRGFCRVTGARNVVVGHDMRLTSPELAKGLIAGLNAGGADTLNIGLCGTEEIYHAAFSGGFDGGVMVTASHNPAEYNGMKFVGREARPLDPATDYRALRDFVGSGETFEASRPGKASEGSLRENFVNDLLEGVDTESLKGLRILVNSGNGCAGPVVDALAERLPCEIIRLHHEPDGTFPNGVPNPLLSEKRQETSEAVVREGCDFGVAFDGDFDRCFLFDENGRFVEGYYIVAMLAEAILAHHPGAKIIHDPRLTWNTIEVVERLGGTPVLTRTGHVFIKQAMREQGAVYGGEMSGHHYYERFGYCDSGMLTWLLVSELLGASGVRLSEKVAAYAARYPVSGEINRRVSDPASILDHLMQEYGEDAGIISRVDGLSMEFPEWRFNLRSSNTEPVVRLNVEARGDAALMREKTDGILALLEDPRYS, via the coding sequence ATGACAGCCTGTTTCAAGACCTACGACGTGCGAGGCGTCGTGCCGGAGGAGCTGGACGCAAATCTGGCCGAGCGCATCGGACGCGGATTTTGCCGTGTCACCGGTGCGAGGAACGTCGTGGTCGGCCACGACATGCGGCTGACCAGTCCCGAGCTGGCAAAAGGGCTCATCGCCGGACTCAACGCGGGCGGGGCCGATACCCTGAACATCGGGCTGTGCGGGACCGAAGAGATTTATCACGCCGCGTTTTCGGGCGGCTTTGACGGCGGCGTCATGGTCACGGCCAGCCACAATCCGGCCGAGTACAACGGCATGAAGTTCGTTGGCCGCGAGGCGCGTCCCCTGGACCCGGCGACCGATTACCGTGCATTGAGGGATTTCGTCGGGAGCGGAGAAACTTTCGAGGCATCGCGTCCCGGCAAGGCGTCCGAGGGCTCCCTGCGGGAAAATTTCGTAAACGACCTCCTGGAGGGCGTGGATACGGAGAGTCTGAAGGGACTTCGTATTCTGGTCAACTCCGGAAACGGCTGCGCGGGGCCCGTTGTGGACGCCCTGGCGGAGCGGCTCCCTTGCGAGATCATCCGTTTGCACCATGAGCCCGATGGTACTTTTCCCAACGGCGTGCCCAACCCCCTCCTGTCGGAAAAGCGGCAGGAGACCTCGGAGGCGGTCGTTCGGGAGGGGTGCGATTTCGGCGTGGCCTTTGACGGAGACTTCGACCGCTGTTTCCTGTTCGATGAGAACGGGAGGTTCGTGGAGGGGTACTACATCGTCGCCATGCTCGCCGAGGCCATCCTGGCGCATCACCCCGGCGCAAAGATCATCCATGACCCCAGGCTCACCTGGAATACCATCGAGGTGGTGGAGAGGCTCGGCGGCACGCCGGTGCTGACCCGGACCGGGCACGTGTTCATCAAGCAGGCCATGCGGGAACAGGGCGCGGTGTACGGCGGTGAGATGAGCGGCCACCATTACTATGAGCGGTTCGGCTATTGCGACAGCGGCATGCTCACCTGGCTGCTGGTCTCCGAGCTGCTCGGGGCGAGCGGGGTGAGGCTTTCGGAAAAGGTGGCGGCCTATGCCGCGCGCTATCCTGTCAGCGGAGAGATCAATCGCCGGGTGTCCGATCCCGCGTCCATTCTTGATCACCTCATGCAGGAGTATGGCGAGGATGCCGGAATCATCAGCCGGGTGGACGGGCTGAGCATGGAATTTCCCGAGTGGCGCTTCAACCTGCGTTCCTCCAACACGGAGCCGGTGGTCCGGCTGAACGTGGAGGCCCGGGGCGACGCGGCGCTCATGCGAGAGAAAACCGACGGGATTCTGGCTCTGCTGGAAGATCCCCGATATTCCTGA
- a CDS encoding mannose-1-phosphate guanylyltransferase/mannose-6-phosphate isomerase, with product MLQPVILCGGKGSRLWPMSRTLYPKQFIEVSEGRMLFGEALERARGFEDAVGPIIVCNEDHRFLVAEELRRQSVTGQLVLEPVGRNTAPAVAVAAFLCREEDPVMFVAPADHAIGRDGNLNDAVRAACLRAEEGRFVTFGVTPSHPNTGYGYIRKGADVADGVAEVRQFVEKPDQETAEQYVASGEYFWNSGMFLFKASSYLDALKEHAPAMFEACEKAVAGRYDDLDFIRLDKEAFEQCPADSIDYAIMEKVSGIEVAPIDQEWLDLGTWSSLHEIHDKDESGNSLLGDVVAEDTHNCYVRSSDRLVVTLGLEDTTVVETPDAILVAPHDKLDGMKRVISRLKAAGRAEVTSHKTVYRPWGSFESIAVDDRFQVKRIVVKPGEVLSLQKHFHRAEHWVVVKGTAKVVNGDAELVLSEDESTYIPLGHVHRLENPGKIPLELIEVQTGSYLGEDDIVRFEDKYKR from the coding sequence ATGTTGCAACCGGTCATTCTTTGTGGAGGTAAGGGCAGCCGCCTGTGGCCCATGTCCCGCACGCTGTATCCCAAGCAGTTCATCGAGGTATCCGAGGGGCGCATGCTTTTCGGCGAGGCCCTGGAGCGCGCCCGTGGCTTCGAGGACGCCGTGGGGCCGATCATCGTCTGCAACGAGGATCATCGCTTCCTGGTGGCCGAGGAGCTGCGCAGGCAATCCGTGACCGGCCAATTGGTCCTGGAGCCGGTGGGCAGAAACACCGCTCCCGCCGTGGCCGTGGCCGCCTTTCTCTGCCGTGAGGAAGACCCGGTCATGTTCGTGGCTCCGGCCGACCACGCCATCGGCCGGGACGGCAACCTTAACGACGCTGTCCGGGCTGCGTGCCTGCGGGCCGAGGAAGGGCGTTTCGTCACCTTTGGCGTGACCCCCTCGCACCCCAATACCGGGTACGGCTACATCCGCAAGGGCGCGGACGTGGCCGACGGCGTGGCCGAGGTTCGGCAGTTCGTGGAGAAGCCGGATCAGGAGACCGCCGAGCAATACGTCGCGTCGGGCGAATATTTTTGGAACAGCGGGATGTTCCTGTTCAAGGCTTCCAGCTATCTGGACGCCCTCAAGGAGCATGCTCCGGCCATGTTCGAGGCGTGCGAGAAGGCCGTGGCCGGACGCTACGACGACCTGGACTTCATCCGCCTCGACAAGGAAGCCTTTGAGCAGTGTCCGGCGGACTCCATCGACTACGCGATCATGGAGAAGGTCTCCGGCATAGAGGTCGCGCCCATCGATCAGGAATGGCTGGACCTGGGCACCTGGTCGAGCCTGCACGAAATCCACGACAAGGACGAGTCGGGCAACAGCCTGCTGGGCGACGTGGTGGCCGAGGACACCCATAACTGCTACGTGCGCTCTTCGGACCGGCTGGTGGTAACCCTCGGTCTGGAGGACACCACCGTGGTCGAGACCCCGGACGCCATCCTCGTGGCCCCGCATGACAAGCTGGACGGCATGAAGCGGGTCATCAGCCGTCTCAAGGCCGCCGGACGCGCGGAGGTTACCTCCCACAAGACGGTCTATCGGCCCTGGGGCAGCTTCGAGTCCATCGCCGTGGACGATCGCTTCCAGGTCAAGCGCATCGTGGTCAAGCCGGGCGAGGTCCTGTCTCTCCAGAAACATTTCCATCGCGCCGAGCACTGGGTGGTCGTCAAGGGGACGGCCAAGGTCGTCAACGGCGACGCCGAACTGGTGCTGAGCGAGGATGAATCGACGTATATCCCCCTTGGGCACGTGCACCGTCTCGAGAATCCGGGCAAAATTCCCCTTGAACTCATCGAGGTCCAGACCGGAAGTTATCTCGGGGAGGACGATATCGTGCGTTTTGAAGACAAATACAAGCGCTAA
- the xrtA gene encoding exosortase A yields MTVSEWLEKNKWYVAAYFVIMGLVCNRIIIDMVADWMRDDNYSHGFLVPLVSGYFLWAYRDRILRAEVVPANWGLLVVLFGVAQLLLGSLATEYFSMRSSMVVITVGAVIYLLGWEVFTTVRLPLLYLLLMVPIPAIIYDSMTMPLKLFVAKVSVKGLVASGYPVMREGNIIILPNIVLEVADACSGLRSLMSLIALSVAFAFMTQRHFWKRWVLILSALPVAVATNILRVFVTGILAKHYGRVAAEGFFHEFAGFMVFFVAMIIMALLGAALKIGEKRNES; encoded by the coding sequence GTGACGGTTTCCGAATGGCTGGAAAAGAATAAATGGTACGTTGCCGCGTACTTCGTGATCATGGGGCTGGTGTGCAACCGGATTATCATCGACATGGTCGCCGACTGGATGCGGGATGATAATTATTCCCACGGATTCCTTGTGCCTCTGGTTTCCGGCTATTTTCTCTGGGCGTACCGGGATCGGATTCTCAGAGCCGAGGTGGTTCCTGCCAATTGGGGGCTCCTGGTGGTCCTGTTCGGCGTGGCGCAGTTACTGCTGGGCTCACTTGCCACCGAGTATTTCTCCATGCGCTCCTCAATGGTCGTCATAACCGTGGGTGCGGTCATCTACCTTTTGGGGTGGGAGGTCTTCACGACCGTCAGACTGCCGTTGCTGTATCTTTTACTCATGGTGCCCATCCCGGCGATTATTTATGATTCCATGACAATGCCTCTCAAACTTTTTGTAGCTAAGGTATCGGTTAAGGGCTTAGTGGCATCAGGGTATCCTGTCATGCGTGAGGGCAACATCATCATTCTACCGAACATCGTGCTGGAGGTGGCAGACGCATGCAGCGGCCTACGTTCCCTTATGTCGCTCATCGCGCTTAGCGTGGCTTTTGCCTTCATGACACAGCGTCATTTTTGGAAACGCTGGGTGCTCATTCTTTCGGCTCTGCCTGTGGCGGTGGCCACAAACATCCTTAGGGTATTCGTCACAGGCATCCTGGCAAAACACTATGGTCGAGTGGCCGCCGAGGGTTTTTTTCATGAGTTTGCCGGCTTCATGGTCTTTTTCGTGGCCATGATAATCATGGCTCTGCTCGGGGCCGCCCTGAAAATCGGGGAGAAGCGCAATGAATCGTAG
- the prsR gene encoding PEP-CTERM-box response regulator transcription factor, which yields MQNLLIVDDNDEIRRQLKWGLSKSNYELIFARDGVEGLNMFKRHSPPVVTLDLGLPPNENGIEEGLRCLGEMLRMDPTAKIIVITGNEEKDAALQAVRLGAYDYYKKPVNLDELKVMIDRAMYLQNIESENQELRRQSVNETGIVGECPAMQAVFTQIDRVAASDVPVLVCGESGTGKELVARAIHKKSLRAESDMIPINCGAIPENLLESELFGYEKGAFTGANKMLKGKVEYADKGTLFLDEIGEMPMTLQVKLLRFLQEMMVTRVGGRKEIPVDVRIITATNIDIQKAMEDGSFREDLFYRIGVMTINLPPLRERGGDIELLANYFLKSVSVGQRSTNKGFSQEALDCIKGYDWPGNIRELENRVKRAVIMATGPEIMPEDLGMKGDEAMRQKLQMDDISLKEARLLLERDMVERALDKFSGNIVKAAASIGVSRPTFYDLMKKHGLKNA from the coding sequence ATGCAGAACCTATTGATAGTAGACGATAACGACGAGATTCGCAGGCAGCTCAAATGGGGGTTGTCCAAATCGAATTACGAGCTGATCTTTGCCCGCGACGGCGTGGAAGGGCTCAATATGTTCAAGCGCCACTCCCCGCCGGTGGTCACCCTCGATCTCGGCCTGCCTCCGAATGAGAACGGCATCGAGGAAGGGTTGCGCTGCCTGGGCGAGATGCTGCGCATGGACCCCACGGCCAAGATCATCGTCATCACCGGCAACGAGGAGAAGGACGCGGCCCTGCAGGCGGTCCGTCTCGGTGCCTACGACTATTATAAGAAGCCGGTCAATCTGGACGAGCTCAAGGTCATGATCGACCGGGCCATGTATCTCCAGAACATCGAGAGCGAGAACCAGGAGCTTCGTCGGCAGAGCGTCAACGAGACCGGCATCGTGGGCGAGTGCCCGGCCATGCAGGCCGTGTTCACCCAGATCGACCGCGTGGCCGCTTCGGACGTGCCGGTTCTGGTCTGCGGTGAATCCGGCACCGGCAAGGAACTGGTGGCCCGGGCCATCCACAAGAAGAGCCTGCGCGCCGAAAGCGACATGATCCCGATCAACTGCGGTGCCATCCCCGAGAACCTGCTTGAGTCCGAGTTGTTCGGCTATGAGAAGGGCGCGTTCACCGGGGCCAACAAGATGCTCAAGGGCAAGGTGGAATACGCGGACAAGGGCACCCTGTTCCTGGATGAGATCGGAGAGATGCCCATGACCCTGCAGGTCAAGCTGTTGCGCTTCCTCCAGGAGATGATGGTAACCCGGGTGGGCGGCCGCAAGGAGATTCCGGTGGACGTGCGCATTATCACCGCCACCAACATCGATATCCAGAAGGCCATGGAGGATGGCTCCTTTCGGGAGGATCTCTTCTACCGCATCGGCGTCATGACCATTAACCTGCCACCTCTGCGCGAGCGGGGCGGCGACATCGAGCTGCTGGCCAACTATTTCCTGAAATCCGTGTCCGTGGGCCAGCGCTCCACCAACAAGGGATTTTCCCAGGAGGCCCTGGACTGCATCAAGGGGTATGACTGGCCGGGCAACATCCGCGAGCTGGAGAACCGCGTCAAGCGCGCCGTGATCATGGCCACAGGTCCGGAGATCATGCCCGAGGACTTGGGCATGAAGGGCGACGAGGCCATGCGCCAAAAGCTTCAGATGGACGACATCTCCCTGAAGGAGGCCCGGCTCCTGCTCGAGCGCGACATGGTCGAGCGGGCCCTGGACAAGTTTTCGGGCAACATCGTCAAGGCCGCCGCCTCCATCGGCGTGAGCCGTCCGACGTTCTACGATCTGATGAAGAAGCACGGGCTCAAGAACGCCTGA